The Daucus carota subsp. sativus chromosome 9, DH1 v3.0, whole genome shotgun sequence genome window below encodes:
- the LOC108201313 gene encoding agamous-like MADS-box protein AGL62, with the protein MATKSKGRQKIVMAKMREESNLRVTFSKWCSGSFKKASELSTLCGVEIVIVVFSPMKRVFSFGHPNVEQIFDKFIDAQNPSPTNSTSLQLVQALHSARARLLNTQLCELLHHLEEQKQQREEIKKLRKQGQDMFWWEAPVDDLGFEQLDMLKREIKDQTSSEACNDAGSTGTRWV; encoded by the coding sequence ATGGCAACAAAGAGCAAGGGTCGCCAAAAGATTGTTATGGCAAAAATGAGGGAGGAAAGTAATCTCAGGGTTACATTCTCCAAGTGGTGTTCTGGGTCATTCAAGAAAGCCAGTGAGCTTAGCACCCTCTGTGGTGTAGAGATTGTAATCGTGGTCTTCTCTCCTATGAAAAGAGTGTTCTCATTTGGACATCCAAATGTGGAACAAATCTTTGATAAGTTCATCGATGCTCAGAACCCCAGTCCAACCAATTCAACTAGCCTTCAACTTGTACAGGCTCTTCACAGTGCAAGGGCTCGTCTACTCAACACCCAACTCTGTGAGTTGCTTCACCATTTGGAGGAGCAAAAGCAACAAAGGGAGGAGATCAAGAAACTGAGGAAGCAAGGACAAGACATGTTCTGGTGGGAGGCCCCGGTTGATGATCTTGGATTTGAACAACTGGATATGTTGAAAAGAGAAATAAAGGACCAGACAAGCTCAGAGGCTTGTAATGATGCAGGAAGCACTGGCACTCGTTGGGTGTAG